In Ascaphus truei isolate aAscTru1 chromosome 5, aAscTru1.hap1, whole genome shotgun sequence, one genomic interval encodes:
- the RASSF9 gene encoding ras association domain-containing protein 9 isoform X1: MMAPFGKDPLKARDKPHRSSCKDMEPVERQIVVWVCQEEKIVCGITKHTTCSEVVQALLEEHEATVGDRSFLLCQCKEYCIVEKWRGFERMLPPVTKMLRLWKAWGKEQINLSFVLVKANTFLPNPMWRTAEAEVLHSLDRNHEYSPAHYIKTLPLDKQKRIVRKAFRKLDKIKMDVNLQDRDNIETLIHLIISQDHTVKQQVNRIRELDKEIEAYEASLHLSRVEKNGENYVQNAYLSPDASIENSKKHTQKYFLEHNNIHDGILHIEKQLSHHNILIDELSIEIEKEISFTLMGQNRDDMFVDEEYMKKLEEYNLESVNKELEESMKAGLKVHSQFNCIQKQIKYNEFVRFRQESEYKSVEEDLMSLCAGDTNNCLHCKSHEEQTKDCTVVTSINATDDFSTRLSNLDINDTDSDTGISSTYSQDSEPISEVMMFCT; the protein is encoded by the coding sequence GTCGTCCTGTAAAGATATGGAGCCTGTTGAAAGGCAGATTGTGGTATGGGTTTGCCAAGAAGAAAAAATAGTCTGTGGAATAACAAAGCACACAACTTGTTCTGAAGTAGTACAAGCGCTTCTTGAAGAACATGAAGCTACAGTGGGAGACAGGAGTTTCCTCTTGTGTCAATGTAAGGAATATTGCATTGTGGAGAAATGGAGAGGTTTTGAGCGAATGCTGCCTCCTGTTACAAAAATGTTAAGACTATGGAAGGCATGGGGGAAAGAACAAATAAACCTGAGCTTTGTTCTTGTGAAGGCAAACACTTTTCTTCCTAATCCAATGTGGAGGACAGCTGAAGCTGAGGTTCTCCACAGCTTAGATAGAAATCATGAATATAGTCCAGCACACTATATCAAGACATTGCCACTGGATAAACAAAAGAGAATTGTAAGAAAAGCTTTTAGAAAattagacaagattaaaatggaTGTTAATTTGCAAGACAGAGATAACATCGAGACACTCATTCATTTAATAATTTCTCAAGATCATACTGTTAAACAGCAAGTCAATAGAATCCGAGAACTGGATAAAGAGATTGAAGCATATGAAGCCAGCCTTCATTTGAGTAGAGTGGAAAAGAATGGAGAGAATTATGTCCAAAATGCCTATTTGTCTCCTGATGCTAGTATTGAAAACTCTAAAAAACACACTCAAAAGTATTTTCTAGAGCACAACAACATACATGATGGAATCCTGCATATAGAGAAACAGTTAAGCCATCATAATATACTAATCGACGAGCTCTCTATAGAAATTGAAAAAGAGATATCTTTCACATTAATGGGACAAAACAGAGACGATATGTTTGTTGATGAAGAGTATATGAAGAAATTGGAAGAATACAATTTGGAAAGTGTCAATAAAGAGCTTGAAGAAAGCATGAAAGCAGGTTTAAAAGTGCATTCTCAGTTTAACTGTATTCagaaacaaataaaatacaatgaaTTTGTACGATTTAGGCAGGAAAGTGAATATAAGAGTGTAGAAGAAGATTTAATGTCATTATGTGCTGGGGATACAAATAATTGTTTGCACTGTAAATCTCATGAAGAACAAACAAAGGACTGCACAGTTGTTACCagtattaatgcaacagatgatttCTCCACCAGGCTGTCTAATCTGGATATAAATgatactgactcagacactggTATAAGCTCAACTTATAGCCAGGACTCTGAGCCAATTTCAGAAGTGATGATGTTTTGCACATGA
- the RASSF9 gene encoding ras association domain-containing protein 9 isoform X2: MEPVERQIVVWVCQEEKIVCGITKHTTCSEVVQALLEEHEATVGDRSFLLCQCKEYCIVEKWRGFERMLPPVTKMLRLWKAWGKEQINLSFVLVKANTFLPNPMWRTAEAEVLHSLDRNHEYSPAHYIKTLPLDKQKRIVRKAFRKLDKIKMDVNLQDRDNIETLIHLIISQDHTVKQQVNRIRELDKEIEAYEASLHLSRVEKNGENYVQNAYLSPDASIENSKKHTQKYFLEHNNIHDGILHIEKQLSHHNILIDELSIEIEKEISFTLMGQNRDDMFVDEEYMKKLEEYNLESVNKELEESMKAGLKVHSQFNCIQKQIKYNEFVRFRQESEYKSVEEDLMSLCAGDTNNCLHCKSHEEQTKDCTVVTSINATDDFSTRLSNLDINDTDSDTGISSTYSQDSEPISEVMMFCT, from the coding sequence ATGGAGCCTGTTGAAAGGCAGATTGTGGTATGGGTTTGCCAAGAAGAAAAAATAGTCTGTGGAATAACAAAGCACACAACTTGTTCTGAAGTAGTACAAGCGCTTCTTGAAGAACATGAAGCTACAGTGGGAGACAGGAGTTTCCTCTTGTGTCAATGTAAGGAATATTGCATTGTGGAGAAATGGAGAGGTTTTGAGCGAATGCTGCCTCCTGTTACAAAAATGTTAAGACTATGGAAGGCATGGGGGAAAGAACAAATAAACCTGAGCTTTGTTCTTGTGAAGGCAAACACTTTTCTTCCTAATCCAATGTGGAGGACAGCTGAAGCTGAGGTTCTCCACAGCTTAGATAGAAATCATGAATATAGTCCAGCACACTATATCAAGACATTGCCACTGGATAAACAAAAGAGAATTGTAAGAAAAGCTTTTAGAAAattagacaagattaaaatggaTGTTAATTTGCAAGACAGAGATAACATCGAGACACTCATTCATTTAATAATTTCTCAAGATCATACTGTTAAACAGCAAGTCAATAGAATCCGAGAACTGGATAAAGAGATTGAAGCATATGAAGCCAGCCTTCATTTGAGTAGAGTGGAAAAGAATGGAGAGAATTATGTCCAAAATGCCTATTTGTCTCCTGATGCTAGTATTGAAAACTCTAAAAAACACACTCAAAAGTATTTTCTAGAGCACAACAACATACATGATGGAATCCTGCATATAGAGAAACAGTTAAGCCATCATAATATACTAATCGACGAGCTCTCTATAGAAATTGAAAAAGAGATATCTTTCACATTAATGGGACAAAACAGAGACGATATGTTTGTTGATGAAGAGTATATGAAGAAATTGGAAGAATACAATTTGGAAAGTGTCAATAAAGAGCTTGAAGAAAGCATGAAAGCAGGTTTAAAAGTGCATTCTCAGTTTAACTGTATTCagaaacaaataaaatacaatgaaTTTGTACGATTTAGGCAGGAAAGTGAATATAAGAGTGTAGAAGAAGATTTAATGTCATTATGTGCTGGGGATACAAATAATTGTTTGCACTGTAAATCTCATGAAGAACAAACAAAGGACTGCACAGTTGTTACCagtattaatgcaacagatgatttCTCCACCAGGCTGTCTAATCTGGATATAAATgatactgactcagacactggTATAAGCTCAACTTATAGCCAGGACTCTGAGCCAATTTCAGAAGTGATGATGTTTTGCACATGA